From Zingiber officinale cultivar Zhangliang chromosome 5B, Zo_v1.1, whole genome shotgun sequence, the proteins below share one genomic window:
- the LOC121987947 gene encoding valine--tRNA ligase, chloroplastic/mitochondrial 2-like: MAFSSPSLLSSRSIYLINPVLFSPSARRFGARPRRWNLCRPNRKFLSVMATENEVFTSPEVAKSFDFASEERIYSWWEAQGFFKPSFDRRGDPFVIPMPPPNVTGSLHMGHAMFVTLEDIMVRYNRMKGRPTLWIPGTDHAGIATQLVVEKLLASEGIKRSELSREEFTKRVWEWKEKYGGTITSQIRRLGASCDWTREHFTLDEQLSRAVVEAFVKLHEKELIYQGITELMDYTFIIVLEFLY, from the exons ATGGCGTTCTCTTCGCCATCTCTGCTGTCGTCTCGGTCTATCTACCTGATTAACCCCGTGCTCTTCTCTCCTTCCGCCCGCCGATTTGGCGCCAGACCTCGCAGATGGAACCTCTGTCGTCCCAATCGGAAGTTCTTATCGG TAATGGCGACAGAGAACGAGGTTTTTACTTCTCCGGAAGTAGCGAAGTCATTTGATTTTGCATCGGAGGAACGCATCTACAGCTG GTGGGAGGCTCAAGGGTTCTTCAAACCCAGCTTTGACAGGAGAGGAGATCCTTTTGTAATTCCAATGCCACCTCCAAATGTGACTGGATCGCTACATATGGGGCATGCAATGTTCGTCACTCTTGAG GACATAATGGTTAGATATAACCGCATGAAAGGTAGGCCTACACTTTGGATTCCGGGTACAGATCATGCTGGCATAGCAACTCAG TTGGTGGTGGAAAAACTGCTTGCATCTGAAGGCATCAAAAGGTCTGAACTGAGTAGAGAGGAGTTTACAAAAAGAGTGTGGGAGTGGAAAGAGAA gtatggtggaaCAATAACTAGCCAGATAAGAAGGTTGGGTGCATCATGTGATTGGACCAGGGAACATTTTACTCTTGATGAGCAACTAAGTC GGGCCGTTGTTGAGGCATTTGTAAAGCTTCACGAGAAAGAACTCATTTATCAAGGTATTACAGAACTAATGGACTATACTTTTATCATTGTTTTAGAATTTCTTTACTAA
- the LOC121986431 gene encoding myosin-binding protein 7-like — translation MDLDPLSLPGPSAGGHLCPCACPFCCRPASPSFRRSMKRRFESDSADGGGGEVAARVEVENELEALREAVENQQETIQELCAELDEERNAAASAASEAMSMILRLQREKAEAQMDARQFKRFAEEKMEHDQQELLDLEELVFKREEAIEDLILRLQAYRDLLVSHGIDPDDVDATAPCGGDANGDLGASQYEEEIFTSEYPPLKCNLPNDVQGKGDYYDESANLKKFAFRETPHAEEDLESSEHQICELETSPIATDLLEKGVVEEGPGPGPSGHFRSSSFSSYDSIPSVKLQQPLKGEDFPASMDRPSLDDGGADDVSDRVCILDAVHETATESAVENCVDTQRKKCERGEMEGGAPDIRNLYMRLQTLEADRESMRQAIISMRTEKAQLVLLRELAHQLHKDLSPEKKIVKKSSSSTNFSVFAVLKWVMAFLLWRKKPSRTRYTFGSSNANLGLLLLLENSPRISNWRLVTGTQG, via the exons ATGGATCTTGATCCCCTATCCCTTCCCGGCCCCTCCGCCGGCGGCCACCTCTGCCCATGCGCCTGCCCCTTCTGCTGCCGCCCCGCATCCCCTTCCTTCCGACGCTCCATGAAGCGCCGCTTCGAATCTGACTCCGCAGATGGCGGCGGCGGGGAGGTCGCTGCCCGTGTGGAGGTCGAGAACGAGCTGGAGGCGCTGCGCGAGGCCGTGGAGAACCAGCAGGAGACGATTCAGGAACTGTGCGCGGAGCTGGACGAGGAGCGTAACGCCGCCGCCTCGGCCGCCAGCGAGGCCATGTCGATGATTCTCCGGCTCCAGCGGGAGAAGGCGGAGGCGCAGATGGACGCCCGGCAGTTCAAGCGGTTCGCCGAGGAGAAGATGGAGCACGACCAGCAGGAGCTACTTGACCTAGAGGAACTTGTATTTAAGCGCGAAGAAGCCATCGAAGACCTCATATTGCGGCTCCAGGCTTACCGAGACCTTCTCGTCTCCCACGGCATCGATCCTGACGACGTCGACGCCACAGCACCCTGCGGTGGCGACGCGAACGGCGACCTTGGTGCATCCCAATACGAGGAGGAGATATTCACAAGTGAATACCCTCCGTTGAAGTGCAACCTGCCCAATGACGTCCAAGGCAAAGGGGATTATTATGATGAGTCTGCTAATCTCAAGAAGTTTGCTTTTCGGGAGACCCCGCATGCCGAAGAGGACCTTGAGAGTTCGGAGCACCAGATTTGTGAGCTAGAGACCTCGCCGATCGCTACTGACCTGCTAGAGAAAGGCGTGGTCGAGGAGGGCCCGGGACCCGGACCTTCTGGCCATTTCAGATCTTCTTCGTTCAGTAGCTATGATTCGATTCCCAGTGTGAAACTGCAACAGCCCCTTAAGGGGGAGGATTTTCCTGCTTCAATGGATAGACCATCTCTCGATGACGGTGGTGCGGACGATGTTAGTGACAGGGTGTGCATACTCGATGCAGTGCATGAGACTGCAACAGAAAGTGCTGTCGAGAATTGCGTTGACACACAAAGGAAGAAGTGCGAGAGAGGGGAGATGGAAGGTGGGGCTCCAGATATTAGAAATCTGTACATGAGACTGCAGACACTTGAGGCAGACAGGGAGTCAATGAGGCAGGCCATTATTTCAATGCGAACAGAGAAGGCACAGCTGGTGCTGCTCAGAGAGTTAGCACACCAGCTGCATAAGGATCTCTCTCCtgagaagaaaattgttaaaaaaagttcttcatccacAAATTTCTCAGTTTTTGCTGTGCTTAAG TGGGTAATGGCATTTCTTCTCTGGAGAAAGAAGCCATCTCGAACCAG GTACACGTTCGGCTCGTCAAATGCCAACCTCGGCTTGTTGTTGCTTCTGGAGAATTCACCCCGAATCAGTAACTGGAGACTTGTCACAGGAACGCAAGGGTGA